The Fibrobacterota bacterium genome includes a window with the following:
- a CDS encoding TonB C-terminal domain-containing protein, giving the protein MQRLSLSLAFALALVACSSTKVDEGFYGPKHRQYSIAVDKQGRKDGAETWWYPDGKMKYSGFNREGFREGKFTAWYPQGEIWYEGFEYRGKPESTLTYWYPNGKIKSQALFRDGIQLERKDYDEDGRPLGGPAGLAKAEPEPAGDEVQASGDNLRKTSLRMWAMRVRQTVEGYWVLPKQFEKERPYRAVAKIKVGRDGKILGVAWSEKSPSSAFNTLAQLTFKRIKRLPAFPPQIRDESLEVQYEFISLGKPSPRKRLEARDDGGDAPQPGGDARSPADRVSP; this is encoded by the coding sequence ATGCAACGTCTTTCCCTCTCCTTGGCTTTCGCCCTGGCGCTTGTCGCCTGCTCATCCACCAAGGTGGATGAGGGTTTCTACGGTCCCAAGCACCGCCAATATTCCATCGCCGTGGACAAACAAGGCCGCAAGGATGGCGCCGAGACCTGGTGGTATCCCGACGGGAAGATGAAATATTCGGGGTTTAATCGGGAAGGATTCCGTGAAGGCAAATTCACGGCATGGTACCCGCAGGGCGAAATCTGGTACGAGGGATTTGAATATCGCGGTAAGCCCGAAAGTACCCTGACCTATTGGTATCCCAATGGGAAAATCAAAAGCCAGGCCTTGTTCCGGGACGGCATCCAACTCGAACGCAAGGACTATGACGAGGATGGGCGACCCCTGGGGGGCCCGGCCGGACTGGCCAAAGCCGAACCCGAGCCTGCGGGGGATGAGGTGCAAGCGTCCGGCGACAATCTCCGGAAGACCTCGCTACGGATGTGGGCCATGCGCGTGCGGCAAACCGTGGAAGGATACTGGGTATTACCGAAGCAATTCGAAAAGGAACGGCCTTATCGCGCGGTGGCCAAGATCAAGGTCGGGCGGGACGGGAAGATCCTCGGGGTGGCTTGGAGCGAAAAAAGCCCTTCCAGCGCGTTCAACACCCTGGCCCAACTTACCTTCAAGCGCATCAAGCGCCTGCCGGCATTCCCGCCTCAGATCCGGGATGAATCCCTCGAAGTGCAGTACGAGTTCATCTCTTTGGGAAAGCCCTCGCCGCGGAAACGCCTGGAGGCCCGCGATGATGGCGGCGACGCACCGCAACCCGGAGGCGATGCGCGGTCGCCCGCGGACCGCGTTTCACCCTGA
- the queG gene encoding tRNA epoxyqueuosine(34) reductase QueG, with amino-acid sequence MTGAVAPAPGGSGAEAACMASLRRFFASEPRVLEWGIAPARPTPQSDLLRAWVQEGRHAGMGYMATRLAERADPKAFHAWAESAVVFAIPYARPLSPQAKGYRVAAYAQGPDYHQVARAILAAAEAHLRAEPATSGTRFYGFIDTAPVFERDLASEAGLGWRAKNCCTLNRQAGSAFHLAGFFVDVGLPASAPVEDFCGGCTRCLEACPTGAFVAPGKLDANKCISYWTIEDKGELPDGLSRDFGGWIFGCDVCQEVCPWNRKHLAPPEASLPETFPADGPAWSALLRKGGGFQSRFRGSPLTRAGRRSLLRNLAAAARNLGDTSMAEPLKALLPEEVDPGVRKEIEKAITALAGDLRAEGPHHGGTRSADTEPSSG; translated from the coding sequence ATGACCGGCGCGGTCGCGCCCGCCCCTGGAGGATCCGGCGCCGAAGCAGCCTGCATGGCCTCCTTGCGCCGTTTTTTCGCATCCGAGCCGCGCGTACTTGAGTGGGGCATCGCGCCGGCGCGCCCCACGCCGCAATCCGATCTCCTGCGCGCCTGGGTCCAAGAAGGACGCCATGCCGGCATGGGTTACATGGCGACCCGTCTCGCGGAACGCGCCGATCCCAAAGCCTTCCATGCCTGGGCCGAATCCGCGGTGGTCTTCGCCATCCCCTATGCCCGGCCCCTCTCCCCGCAAGCGAAGGGCTATCGCGTGGCCGCCTACGCGCAAGGTCCCGATTATCATCAGGTCGCGCGCGCCATCCTCGCGGCCGCCGAGGCCCATCTGCGCGCCGAACCCGCCACGTCCGGGACGCGCTTCTACGGCTTCATCGACACGGCCCCGGTCTTCGAGCGGGATCTGGCGTCCGAAGCCGGCTTGGGCTGGCGCGCCAAGAATTGCTGCACCCTCAATCGCCAGGCCGGGTCGGCCTTCCATCTCGCGGGCTTCTTCGTGGACGTCGGCTTGCCGGCATCGGCCCCGGTCGAGGACTTCTGCGGCGGCTGTACCCGTTGCCTGGAGGCCTGCCCGACGGGTGCCTTCGTGGCGCCGGGCAAGCTGGATGCCAACAAGTGCATTTCCTATTGGACCATCGAGGACAAGGGCGAATTGCCGGATGGGTTAAGCCGTGATTTCGGTGGCTGGATATTCGGCTGCGACGTTTGCCAGGAAGTTTGCCCCTGGAACCGCAAGCACTTGGCGCCGCCGGAGGCTTCCCTCCCGGAAACATTCCCCGCCGACGGTCCGGCCTGGTCCGCGCTTCTGCGCAAAGGCGGAGGCTTTCAATCCCGCTTCCGGGGATCCCCGCTTACCCGCGCGGGCCGCCGCTCCTTGCTGCGCAACCTGGCCGCCGCCGCCCGTAACCTGGGTGATACGTCCATGGCGGAACCCTTGAAAGCCTTGCTACCGGAAGAAGTTGATCCGGGCGTGAGGAAGGAGATCGAGAAAGCCATCACCGCTTTGGCGGGGGACCTTCGCGCCGAGGGCCCTCATCACGGTGGGACGCGTTCCGCGGATACGGAACCCTCGTCAGGGTGA
- a CDS encoding asparagine synthetase B, with protein sequence MRRAAFLALAFAVGANADHLLIPMDLTQTDHLKAYGIAYLSVAAGHPVEWLLNYRGGSFMLEDVGSLKREAAKRGVLFESVPDGDLDRIYAEIEAGNMDKVQLEKAPRIAVYTPLTKQPWDDAVTLAMAYAEIPYTKIYDREIIEGKLSQYDWLHLHHEDFTGQYSKFYASFGTAPWYVNQVAANEKLAVELGFKNNVMLKKAVALAIRNYVEKGGFLFAMCLATSTLDMALAAAKTDAADAVFDGTPPSPNLNKELDYNLSLAFTGFDFDTDPMSPSHGDLDYNQVNRGSLKRRPANDFVLFDFSPKYDPVPAMLCQNHTDLVKGFFGLTTSYPSALVKKSVTVLAKADGQDAVRYLHGNIGQGQFTYYGGHDPEDYSHAVGDPPTDLSLHKNSPGYRLILNNVLYPAARQKKRKT encoded by the coding sequence ATTCGCCGCGCCGCCTTTCTGGCGCTCGCCTTCGCCGTCGGCGCCAATGCCGATCATCTCCTCATCCCCATGGACCTGACCCAAACCGATCACTTGAAGGCCTACGGCATCGCCTACCTGTCGGTGGCCGCGGGACATCCGGTGGAATGGTTGCTCAACTACCGGGGCGGAAGCTTTATGCTGGAAGACGTGGGCTCCCTCAAACGCGAGGCGGCCAAGCGCGGCGTGCTTTTCGAATCCGTTCCGGACGGGGATCTCGATCGGATCTACGCCGAGATCGAAGCGGGGAACATGGACAAGGTGCAGCTGGAGAAGGCCCCGCGCATCGCCGTCTATACCCCGCTCACCAAGCAACCTTGGGACGACGCGGTGACCTTGGCCATGGCCTACGCAGAGATCCCATATACCAAGATCTACGACCGCGAGATCATCGAAGGCAAACTCTCGCAATACGATTGGCTGCATCTGCATCACGAGGACTTCACCGGGCAGTACTCCAAGTTCTACGCCTCCTTCGGAACGGCGCCGTGGTACGTGAACCAGGTGGCGGCCAATGAAAAGCTGGCCGTCGAGCTCGGCTTTAAGAACAACGTCATGCTCAAGAAGGCGGTGGCGCTGGCCATCCGCAATTACGTGGAGAAGGGGGGATTCCTGTTCGCCATGTGCCTGGCCACCAGCACCTTGGATATGGCCCTGGCCGCCGCCAAGACGGACGCGGCCGACGCGGTCTTCGACGGCACGCCCCCCAGCCCCAATCTGAATAAGGAATTGGATTACAACCTGTCCCTGGCCTTCACCGGATTCGATTTCGACACCGATCCCATGTCCCCTTCCCATGGCGATCTGGACTACAACCAAGTCAACCGCGGCAGCCTGAAGCGCCGGCCCGCCAACGATTTCGTCCTGTTCGATTTCTCGCCCAAGTACGATCCCGTGCCCGCCATGCTCTGCCAGAACCACACCGATCTGGTGAAGGGATTCTTCGGGCTGACGACCTCCTATCCATCCGCCCTGGTCAAGAAATCCGTTACCGTGCTGGCCAAGGCCGATGGGCAGGATGCCGTGCGTTACCTGCATGGGAACATCGGCCAGGGACAGTTCACCTACTACGGCGGCCACGACCCGGAGGATTATTCCCATGCGGTGGGCGATCCGCCCACCGACCTTTCCCTGCACAAGAACTCGCCCGGCTACCGCCTCATCCTCAATAACGTCCTGTATCCAGCGGCGCGGCAGAAGAAGCGCAAGACATGA
- a CDS encoding amidohydrolase family protein — protein sequence MIYRARYVVTMDGPPLEGGCVRVQGDRIVQVGALDDMDLRRDTIRDIPDAVILPGLINAHCHLELGMARGMLPRGEAFPMWVSRLRKSLDGAGPEAYAQAVRLGALECLKHGTTTIVDVGNTGAALSELAALPLRAYAYLEVIGLDPSLAAARLAEAESRLAAAPAPSERFRPGITCHAPYSCSPELLLAAEQATRRGPFTLHVAESAEESAMFREGRGALFEFCRRIYPAWKPAPGESPIGFLGRRGLIPRGSLFAHCNQADAADIGILADTVTSVVHCPRSRAFFGHGGFPYAAYRAAGINLCLGTDSLASNEGLSLFDEMAEFRRGNPDVPGRDILAMATLNGSRALGRVEDLGRLAPGCKADLIAVAMRPRPEADLYEELVSEARDVLLSVVDGEEVFA from the coding sequence TTGATCTACCGCGCTCGCTATGTGGTCACCATGGATGGGCCTCCCCTCGAAGGAGGTTGCGTGCGCGTGCAAGGCGATCGCATCGTCCAGGTCGGGGCCTTGGACGACATGGACCTGCGGCGCGATACCATCCGCGACATCCCCGACGCCGTGATCCTGCCGGGCCTCATCAATGCCCATTGCCATCTGGAGCTGGGAATGGCCCGCGGCATGCTGCCCCGCGGCGAGGCCTTTCCCATGTGGGTCTCGCGCTTGCGCAAGTCCCTGGATGGCGCAGGCCCAGAAGCTTATGCCCAGGCCGTCCGCCTGGGGGCGCTGGAATGCCTGAAACACGGAACCACCACCATCGTGGACGTCGGCAATACCGGCGCGGCCCTCTCCGAACTGGCCGCCCTTCCCTTACGCGCCTATGCCTATCTCGAAGTGATCGGCCTCGATCCCTCCCTGGCAGCCGCCCGCTTGGCCGAGGCCGAATCGCGGCTGGCCGCCGCGCCCGCGCCCAGCGAGCGCTTTCGCCCGGGCATCACCTGCCATGCGCCCTACTCCTGCTCCCCCGAACTTTTGCTCGCGGCGGAGCAAGCCACCCGCCGCGGCCCCTTTACCTTGCACGTCGCCGAGAGCGCCGAAGAATCCGCCATGTTCCGCGAAGGGCGCGGGGCGCTCTTCGAATTCTGCCGCCGCATCTATCCCGCCTGGAAGCCCGCCCCCGGCGAAAGCCCCATCGGTTTCCTCGGCCGCCGAGGGCTCATCCCCCGGGGATCGCTTTTCGCCCACTGCAACCAGGCCGACGCCGCGGACATCGGTATCTTGGCGGATACGGTAACCTCGGTGGTACATTGCCCGCGGAGCCGGGCCTTTTTCGGCCACGGCGGCTTCCCCTACGCGGCCTACCGGGCGGCCGGGATCAACTTGTGCCTAGGGACCGACAGCCTGGCTTCCAACGAAGGCTTGAGCTTGTTCGACGAAATGGCCGAATTCCGGCGCGGGAACCCGGACGTTCCCGGCCGCGACATCCTGGCGATGGCGACCTTGAACGGCTCCCGGGCCTTAGGCCGCGTCGAGGACCTGGGGAGGTTGGCCCCGGGCTGCAAAGCGGATCTGATCGCCGTGGCCATGCGCCCCCGCCCGGAGGCGGACTTGTACGAAGAATTGGTGTCGGAAGCCCGCGACGTCCTGCTTTCGGTGGTCGACGGCGAAGAGGTGTTCGCATGA
- a CDS encoding glycosyltransferase family 4 protein: protein MAKPLLLVEALAARNDSGLGAMTRLFVDGLGGLADRADILVLLPKGGSYRPGPHCRTLEVDPRPWRIWAETVFPLLLLRYRPAAVLCLGQTLPRFRPKARYALAIPDAGPLEDLGWPTSSHDAYNRRWLRSRAPHAERLLAISAFTRNRLQALLGYPEDRIDVVLPIRPPDLAGERSGRIGASAPGGHHPSGEYFLSLGNVEPRKNYPGLIAAYAALLTRRPEAPPLFIAGHPAWGQAEAEAAVSAHGLQGRVHFTGYLSEADRSAHLAECTAYVSSSLYEGWGLPLFEALGFGKPAIYHGESAQDEFARGLALAVDCRDPQALSRAMETVWKDAAERERLRAALAAGFPRMLEYDLEGALRSTLLPLLDP, encoded by the coding sequence ATGGCGAAACCCCTGTTATTGGTGGAAGCCCTGGCGGCCCGGAACGATTCGGGCCTCGGGGCCATGACGCGCCTGTTCGTCGACGGCCTGGGCGGGCTCGCGGACCGGGCCGATATCCTCGTTCTCCTCCCTAAAGGCGGAAGCTATCGACCCGGCCCGCACTGCCGCACCCTGGAGGTGGATCCCCGGCCCTGGCGGATATGGGCCGAAACCGTCTTTCCCCTTCTGCTTCTGCGCTACCGACCGGCCGCGGTCCTCTGCCTGGGGCAAACCCTTCCGCGTTTCCGGCCCAAGGCGCGCTACGCTCTCGCCATACCCGATGCCGGCCCGCTGGAAGATCTCGGCTGGCCGACTTCCTCCCATGACGCCTACAACCGTCGCTGGTTGCGGAGCCGCGCTCCGCATGCGGAGCGCCTCCTGGCGATTTCCGCCTTCACCCGGAACCGCCTGCAAGCGCTGCTCGGATATCCGGAGGATCGAATCGATGTGGTACTACCTATCCGCCCGCCGGATCTCGCCGGGGAGCGGAGCGGTCGAATCGGCGCATCGGCCCCCGGGGGACATCATCCTTCCGGGGAATACTTCCTTTCCCTCGGGAACGTGGAGCCCCGCAAGAATTATCCGGGACTCATCGCCGCATACGCGGCTTTGCTTACGCGCCGGCCGGAAGCGCCACCGCTCTTCATCGCCGGGCATCCCGCTTGGGGCCAGGCCGAAGCCGAGGCTGCCGTATCGGCCCATGGCCTCCAGGGACGCGTCCATTTCACGGGGTATCTGTCGGAAGCGGATCGCTCGGCGCATCTCGCCGAGTGCACCGCCTACGTGTCGAGTTCATTGTACGAAGGCTGGGGCCTGCCCTTGTTCGAAGCCTTGGGTTTCGGCAAGCCTGCTATCTATCATGGGGAAAGCGCGCAAGACGAATTCGCGCGCGGGCTCGCCCTGGCCGTGGACTGCCGCGATCCTCAGGCGCTCTCCCGCGCCATGGAAACCGTTTGGAAGGACGCGGCGGAACGGGAACGATTGCGCGCGGCGTTGGCGGCGGGCTTCCCGCGTATGCTGGAATACGATCTGGAAGGGGCCCTGCGTTCGACTTTGCTACCGCTGCTGGATCCCTAG
- a CDS encoding PEGA domain-containing protein → MSARLADGEVFDSAKLKNTVRFLIENDMRNVVIDLGNLEYLYSDTINAFIASNRHMLEVSGRIAILTEHPKVQDILKRAGLDNIMRIYRSEAEMIADSKEILRQTSSYRIEELQKISNQPAEAPPIPKTEFDEFKAEMGQRLGSKLDNNELPQYQLGLNANTPAPSFQAPTPPAENGYPTFNPPQGGFAPTQLPESPAPIFPQPAPAYNYNANGLGLGNGSQGYQNPTSAQGFGQPQANFDFPTVQLPVGQFGNLSQPQASAQPPATDANTPASPAQGHSYDSDADMPDPRQRKPSQERMRSPNARKQPGRRVGGREFGGQDEESIPAYAEEQRAPEPPREEKYSSYGDLPPARQNNLVEEARFPAKLIIFVLLVGVAIGAFFFFSKKSPPPEIPSAIETPATPTGPAAPASPSATAPAAQPGPASPAQTAPSTPANPQATGPAAQPTPAHPTATTPPASAPATPPAAVPAKPAPAKALVETPRPAPHKAPATHVAKTRPRVERPAPAPAPSEEPSAPKAGMLHITSEPEGAEVLVNFSKKGVTPLDVSLSNNSNKIIVRMAGYKRFETTLPKNSTEHDLQVALDKEGGNDEPVAKAPAPKAAAPEPEERKPEPKPAPKYDEPEDLPVAKQAPAREPEDEPKPKAAASSPAPGDGPIGVIFLSSSPARADIIIDGKNSGKKTPAKLELPSGTHRIEMNKGGQKSSVDQVVNEGKNKALHLILQ, encoded by the coding sequence GTGTCCGCACGCCTGGCCGATGGAGAGGTATTCGATTCGGCGAAACTGAAGAACACCGTTCGCTTCCTCATCGAGAACGACATGCGCAATGTCGTGATCGATCTAGGGAACCTCGAGTATCTCTATAGCGATACCATCAACGCATTCATCGCCTCCAATCGCCACATGCTGGAGGTCTCGGGCCGCATCGCCATCCTCACCGAGCACCCGAAGGTGCAGGATATCCTGAAGCGCGCTGGCCTGGATAACATCATGCGCATCTACCGTTCCGAAGCGGAGATGATCGCCGACTCCAAAGAGATCCTGCGCCAAACGTCCAGCTACCGGATCGAGGAACTGCAGAAGATTTCCAATCAACCGGCGGAAGCGCCGCCGATCCCCAAAACCGAGTTCGACGAGTTCAAGGCCGAAATGGGGCAGCGCCTGGGCTCCAAGCTGGACAACAACGAGCTTCCGCAATATCAATTGGGGTTGAACGCCAACACGCCGGCGCCTTCCTTCCAGGCCCCTACGCCTCCCGCCGAAAACGGGTATCCGACCTTCAATCCGCCGCAGGGTGGATTCGCGCCCACCCAATTGCCCGAGTCCCCGGCGCCGATTTTCCCCCAACCCGCTCCCGCCTACAACTACAACGCGAATGGTCTGGGATTGGGGAACGGATCGCAGGGCTATCAGAATCCCACCTCAGCGCAAGGCTTCGGCCAACCCCAGGCGAATTTCGATTTCCCCACCGTGCAATTGCCCGTCGGCCAATTCGGAAACCTGTCCCAACCCCAGGCTTCCGCCCAGCCGCCCGCGACCGATGCCAACACGCCGGCATCGCCTGCGCAGGGCCACTCCTACGATTCCGATGCGGACATGCCGGATCCGCGCCAGCGTAAGCCCTCCCAAGAGCGCATGCGCAGCCCCAATGCCCGCAAGCAGCCGGGCCGGCGCGTAGGCGGCCGCGAATTCGGAGGTCAGGATGAGGAGTCCATTCCCGCCTATGCCGAGGAGCAACGAGCCCCCGAACCGCCCAGGGAAGAAAAATATTCCAGCTACGGGGATCTCCCGCCGGCGCGGCAGAACAACCTGGTCGAGGAGGCGCGTTTCCCGGCCAAGTTGATCATCTTCGTACTCCTGGTTGGAGTCGCCATCGGAGCGTTCTTCTTCTTCTCGAAGAAAAGCCCGCCGCCCGAAATCCCATCGGCCATCGAAACTCCCGCGACGCCTACGGGACCGGCCGCTCCCGCCTCCCCTTCCGCGACCGCACCTGCCGCCCAGCCTGGGCCGGCCTCCCCGGCGCAGACAGCGCCTTCTACTCCCGCCAATCCCCAAGCTACCGGACCCGCGGCGCAACCGACGCCCGCCCATCCGACCGCCACTACTCCTCCCGCATCGGCCCCGGCGACACCTCCGGCCGCGGTTCCGGCTAAGCCGGCTCCCGCGAAGGCCCTGGTCGAAACGCCGAGACCCGCCCCCCACAAGGCCCCTGCGACTCATGTCGCCAAGACGCGGCCGCGCGTGGAGCGGCCCGCTCCGGCCCCCGCGCCGTCCGAAGAACCGAGCGCCCCCAAGGCGGGGATGCTGCATATCACGAGCGAGCCCGAAGGCGCCGAAGTGCTGGTGAATTTCTCCAAGAAGGGCGTGACCCCCCTGGACGTTAGCCTCAGCAACAATTCCAACAAGATCATCGTGCGCATGGCCGGATACAAACGCTTCGAGACCACGCTTCCGAAGAACAGCACGGAACATGATCTGCAAGTGGCTTTGGATAAGGAAGGCGGCAATGATGAGCCGGTGGCCAAGGCTCCGGCCCCCAAGGCCGCCGCGCCCGAGCCCGAAGAGCGTAAGCCGGAACCGAAACCCGCTCCCAAGTACGATGAACCCGAAGATCTGCCCGTCGCCAAGCAGGCTCCGGCGCGTGAGCCGGAAGACGAGCCGAAGCCCAAGGCCGCGGCCTCCTCTCCCGCTCCGGGCGACGGACCCATCGGCGTGATCTTCCTTTCCAGCAGCCCGGCCCGCGCGGATATCATCATCGACGGGAAGAATTCCGGCAAGAAGACTCCCGCCAAGCTGGAGTTGCCCTCGGGCACCCATCGCATCGAGATGAATAAAGGCGGCCAGAAGTCTTCCGTCGATCAGGTCGTAAACGAAGGCAAGAACAAGGCCTTGCATCTGATTTTGCAATAA